One Fusobacterium ulcerans DNA segment encodes these proteins:
- a CDS encoding peptidoglycan DD-metalloendopeptidase family protein: protein MKKLLLFMFLTLTILTSASENIVFSSDKVNQGGFFYIEYPADKDYKITFKNSYIKIKSFDEDGKKVALIPVHYSTPEGVYTVKISEGDNEVFSKTVKVLDGNFKKSYITVSKTMSEKRSEKNMKVMTNFVAEAKKSPAVKKLWDSNFILPVQSKISSPFGAMRFVNNKVVGYHSGIDFPVSVGTPLKASNSGKVVLAKELTSTGNTLVIDHGMNVFSSYAHMSVLNVKEGDTVKKGDIIGKSGNTGFTTGPHLHFTISVGTTFVNPYLFIDSPVLEK from the coding sequence ATGAAAAAATTACTATTGTTTATGTTTCTTACTTTGACTATTTTAACTTCTGCTTCAGAAAATATTGTATTTTCAAGTGATAAAGTCAATCAGGGAGGGTTTTTCTATATTGAATATCCTGCTGATAAAGACTACAAAATCACTTTTAAAAATTCTTATATAAAAATAAAAAGCTTTGATGAAGATGGAAAAAAAGTGGCTCTTATTCCTGTACATTATTCTACTCCTGAAGGTGTGTATACTGTAAAAATATCTGAAGGGGACAATGAAGTTTTTTCTAAAACTGTAAAAGTTCTTGATGGAAATTTTAAAAAAAGCTATATCACAGTTTCTAAAACTATGTCAGAAAAACGTTCTGAAAAGAATATGAAGGTTATGACTAATTTTGTAGCAGAAGCTAAGAAAAGCCCAGCTGTAAAAAAACTTTGGGACAGTAATTTTATCCTTCCTGTACAAAGTAAAATCAGCAGCCCCTTTGGTGCTATGAGATTTGTAAATAATAAGGTAGTGGGATATCATTCAGGTATTGATTTTCCTGTTTCTGTAGGAACTCCTTTAAAAGCATCAAATTCTGGAAAGGTAGTTCTTGCAAAAGAGCTTACTTCTACTGGAAATACTCTTGTTATTGACCATGGAATGAATGTATTTTCAAGCTATGCTCATATGAGTGTTTTAAATGTAAAAGAGGGAGATACAGTAAAAAAAGGGGATATAATTGGAAAAAGTGGAAATACAGGTTTTACTACTGGACCTCATCTGCATTTTACAATCAGTGTTGGAACAACTTTTGTAAATCCATACCTTTTCATTGATTCTCCAGTATTGGAAAAATAA
- a CDS encoding response regulator, whose product MSKKILVIDDEKNILLTLNLILRNEGYDVLVASDSLDGVIKAGELKPDLILLDICLPRVDGYSVCRSLRCDVDIDKIPIVFMSSKNQEEDIKEAFDSGGNDYLLKPFTKEKLLDIVEKNISKGEK is encoded by the coding sequence ATGTCAAAAAAAATTCTTGTTATAGATGATGAAAAAAATATTTTATTAACTTTAAATTTAATTTTAAGAAATGAGGGTTACGATGTTTTAGTAGCTTCAGATAGTTTAGATGGAGTGATAAAAGCTGGAGAATTAAAACCTGATTTGATATTGTTAGATATATGCCTGCCAAGAGTGGATGGATATTCTGTATGCAGATCATTGAGGTGTGATGTTGATATTGATAAAATACCAATAGTATTTATGAGTTCAAAAAATCAGGAAGAAGATATAAAGGAAGCTTTTGATTCAGGGGGAAATGACTATTTATTAAAACCTTTTACAAAAGAAAAACTATTAGATATTGTTGAGAAAAACATATCAAAAGGAGAAAAATGA
- the ribH gene encoding 6,7-dimethyl-8-ribityllumazine synthase: protein MKVLEGNYAGRGLRVGIVAARFNEFITSKLIGGAEDALVRHEVAKDDIELAWVPGAFEIPLAAKKMAESGRYDAVITLGAVIKGSTPHFDYVCAEVSKGVATVSLQSNIPVIFGVLTTNTIEEAIQRAGTKAGNKGFDAGVTAIEMVNLLKGM, encoded by the coding sequence ATGAAAGTATTAGAAGGAAATTATGCAGGTAGAGGGTTAAGAGTTGGAATTGTAGCAGCAAGATTTAATGAGTTCATCACATCTAAATTAATAGGTGGAGCAGAAGATGCACTAGTTAGACATGAAGTTGCAAAAGATGATATTGAATTAGCTTGGGTACCTGGAGCATTTGAAATTCCTTTAGCAGCAAAGAAAATGGCAGAATCAGGGAGATATGATGCTGTAATTACTCTAGGAGCAGTAATTAAAGGATCAACACCGCATTTTGATTACGTTTGTGCAGAAGTTTCTAAAGGAGTAGCTACTGTAAGTCTTCAAAGTAATATACCAGTAATATTTGGTGTACTTACTACAAACACTATAGAAGAAGCTATCCAAAGAGCTGGAACAAAAGCAGGAAATAAAGGATTTGATGCTGGAGTTACAGCTATTGAAATGGTAAACTTACTAAAGGGGATGTAA
- the kdpA gene encoding potassium-transporting ATPase subunit KdpA, producing the protein MSLFDVFIFLIVFILLIVPVGKHISKLILHEETIFESFFSKIEKFIFKITKNQNMNIKTYIGAFLGVNLTMLILTYIILALDGSSPSLAFNTAVSFMTNTNLQHYSGEWLNGTMSRLALINLMFTSAASGLAVSMAIIRGILKIRLGNFFEDLVKSITRLLLPLSIIAAIILVILGIPQTFNTQAVVKTLEGQYQVLTLGPSAAWEAIKHLGTNGGGIFSANSSHPFENISLYTNYIEMMCMMIIPGATIIGFGMAAKNKKQVWFIFLPIFALFLFSFFMLYHFEKQGVPIFSKYGLNGINMEGKEMRFGLIASILFTDITTSFTTGSVNNMHDSLTPIGGMMPLWNMMLNCIFGGKGVGFMNILMYMMFGVFLCGLMVGRTPEFFGKKLEAKEMQIITFLILIHPIIILVPSAISLINDLGISGITNSGFHGISQVLYEYTSSAANNGSGFEGLGDGTAFWNIMTGIVMLLGRYISMILMLMVGYSLYKKQAVPVNASTFKTDNLTFSFILFFIILIIGALTFLPALALGPIAEHLSIWG; encoded by the coding sequence ATGTCACTATTTGATGTATTTATTTTTCTTATTGTTTTTATTTTATTAATAGTTCCTGTAGGAAAACATATATCTAAATTAATTTTGCATGAAGAAACAATTTTTGAATCTTTTTTTTCAAAAATAGAAAAATTTATTTTTAAGATTACCAAAAATCAGAATATGAATATTAAAACTTATATTGGAGCTTTTTTAGGAGTCAATTTAACAATGCTTATTTTAACATATATTATTCTTGCATTAGATGGTTCTTCTCCATCATTAGCTTTTAATACCGCAGTAAGTTTTATGACAAATACAAATTTACAGCATTATTCTGGTGAATGGTTAAATGGAACAATGTCAAGATTAGCCTTAATAAATCTAATGTTCACATCAGCAGCAAGTGGACTTGCTGTGTCAATGGCAATTATTAGAGGAATATTAAAAATCAGATTAGGTAATTTCTTTGAGGATTTAGTAAAATCTATAACTAGACTTTTACTTCCTCTCTCAATCATTGCAGCAATTATATTGGTTATCTTAGGTATTCCTCAAACTTTTAATACTCAAGCAGTAGTAAAAACACTTGAAGGACAATATCAAGTACTTACCTTAGGACCTTCGGCTGCTTGGGAAGCAATAAAACATCTAGGAACAAATGGAGGAGGAATATTTTCTGCCAATTCATCACACCCTTTTGAAAATATTTCTTTGTATACAAACTATATTGAAATGATGTGTATGATGATTATTCCAGGAGCTACTATTATAGGTTTTGGAATGGCTGCCAAAAATAAAAAACAAGTTTGGTTTATATTTTTACCAATATTTGCTTTATTTCTTTTTTCTTTCTTCATGTTATACCACTTTGAAAAACAGGGCGTTCCAATATTCTCTAAATATGGATTAAATGGTATTAATATGGAAGGTAAAGAGATGAGATTTGGGCTTATAGCCTCTATATTATTTACAGATATAACAACATCCTTTACAACAGGAAGCGTTAATAATATGCATGACTCTTTGACTCCAATAGGTGGAATGATGCCTCTATGGAATATGATGCTAAATTGTATCTTTGGAGGAAAGGGAGTAGGATTTATGAATATCCTTATGTATATGATGTTTGGAGTTTTCCTATGTGGACTTATGGTTGGAAGAACTCCTGAATTTTTTGGAAAAAAACTTGAAGCCAAAGAAATGCAGATAATAACATTTTTAATATTGATACATCCAATTATAATACTGGTTCCTAGTGCTATATCTCTGATTAACGATTTAGGAATCTCTGGAATTACAAATTCGGGATTTCATGGAATATCTCAAGTACTTTATGAATATACTTCAAGTGCTGCTAATAATGGCTCTGGATTTGAAGGTCTTGGAGATGGAACTGCATTTTGGAATATTATGACTGGAATAGTAATGCTTTTAGGAAGATATATAAGCATGATATTAATGTTAATGGTTGGATATTCACTTTATAAAAAACAAGCTGTCCCTGTTAATGCTTCTACATTTAAAACAGACAACTTAACTTTTTCTTTTATTTTATTCTTTATAATTTTAATAATTGGTGCTCTTACATTTTTACCAGCTTTGGCTTTAGGACCTATTGCTGAGCACTTGAGCATCTGGGGGTAA
- the kdpB gene encoding potassium-transporting ATPase subunit KdpB, translating to MSKKQVKSISKEILNKAFIESFKKFDPRILIKNPVIFVVEIGFFLTLILTINPSLFTENEADLRIFNGIISFILFVTVIFANFAESIAEGRGKAQADSLKKTRKETSANLLKEDGSLVVIDAGSLKKGDIVIVNTGELIPNDGTVIEGIASVDESAITGESAPVIKEAGGDFSSVTGGTRVVSDKIKVQISVSSGESFLDKMINLVEGAERKKTPNEIALNTVLVGLTLIFLVVIVTLFPMGLYAGVHLPLSTLIALLVCLIPTTIGGLLSAIGIAGMDRVNKFNVIAMSGKAVETCGDINTIILDKTGTITFGNRLADDFFPVTGIPKDEMIKYSAISSLKDLTPEGRSIVELSKKLGIILAEKDFDKAEFIEFSAQTKTSGINLENGQKIRKGSGSSIKKFVHEQNGDIPKDLDNIIDRISRLGGTPLVLAVDNKIYGVIYLKDTVKPGLKERFDNIRKMGIKTIMCTGDNPLTAETIAKEAGIDEFVAECTPEEKIEVIKREQAQGKLVAMTGDGTNDAPALAQADVGIAMNSGTIAAKEAANMVDLDSNPTKILEVVEIGKQLLITRGALTTFSIANDVAKYFAIIPAMFIAAIPQMEKLNIMHLSSPMSAIISALIFNAVIIPLLVPIALKGVKYKPMNVQIMLLKNLGIYGVGGIIAPFIGIKFIDLIVTPFLSILGM from the coding sequence ATGAGCAAAAAACAAGTTAAATCTATTTCTAAAGAAATATTAAATAAAGCTTTTATTGAATCTTTTAAAAAATTTGATCCTAGAATTTTAATTAAAAATCCAGTTATATTTGTTGTTGAAATAGGTTTTTTCCTTACTTTAATTTTAACTATAAATCCTTCATTATTTACAGAAAATGAAGCTGATTTAAGAATATTTAATGGTATAATTTCATTTATTCTTTTTGTTACTGTAATCTTTGCAAACTTTGCTGAATCCATTGCTGAAGGGAGAGGAAAAGCTCAAGCCGACAGTTTGAAAAAAACTAGAAAAGAAACTTCTGCAAATCTTTTGAAAGAAGATGGAAGTCTAGTAGTAATAGATGCTGGTTCTTTAAAAAAGGGAGATATTGTCATTGTAAATACTGGTGAACTTATTCCTAATGATGGAACTGTTATTGAAGGAATAGCATCTGTAGATGAATCTGCTATTACTGGAGAATCTGCTCCAGTAATAAAAGAGGCTGGGGGAGATTTCTCTTCTGTCACTGGAGGGACTCGTGTAGTAAGTGATAAAATCAAAGTTCAAATATCTGTTTCAAGTGGAGAATCTTTCCTTGATAAAATGATTAATCTTGTGGAAGGAGCCGAAAGAAAGAAAACTCCTAATGAAATTGCTCTAAATACTGTTCTTGTTGGTTTGACACTAATATTTTTAGTAGTTATTGTAACTCTGTTTCCAATGGGATTATATGCTGGAGTTCATCTTCCATTATCTACACTTATAGCTTTACTTGTATGCTTAATTCCTACTACCATTGGTGGTTTACTTTCAGCAATAGGAATAGCTGGTATGGACAGAGTAAATAAATTTAATGTTATTGCAATGTCTGGTAAAGCTGTAGAAACATGTGGAGATATTAATACCATCATTTTAGATAAAACAGGAACTATTACATTTGGTAACAGACTTGCTGATGACTTTTTCCCTGTTACTGGAATCCCAAAAGATGAAATGATAAAATATTCTGCCATTTCCTCATTAAAAGATCTGACTCCAGAAGGAAGATCTATTGTGGAATTAAGTAAAAAACTTGGTATTATTTTAGCTGAAAAGGATTTTGATAAAGCTGAATTTATTGAATTTAGTGCTCAAACAAAAACTAGTGGAATAAATCTAGAAAATGGTCAAAAAATTAGAAAAGGTTCTGGCTCTTCAATCAAAAAATTTGTCCATGAACAAAATGGGGATATACCTAAAGATCTTGATAATATAATTGATAGAATATCAAGACTTGGTGGAACTCCTTTAGTTCTTGCTGTTGATAATAAAATCTATGGAGTCATCTACTTAAAAGATACAGTAAAACCTGGGCTAAAAGAAAGATTTGATAACATAAGAAAAATGGGAATCAAAACTATTATGTGTACTGGAGACAACCCTTTAACTGCTGAAACAATAGCTAAAGAAGCTGGAATAGATGAATTTGTAGCTGAATGTACACCAGAAGAAAAAATTGAAGTTATAAAAAGAGAACAGGCTCAAGGAAAATTGGTAGCTATGACAGGTGATGGAACTAATGATGCTCCTGCACTTGCTCAAGCTGATGTAGGTATTGCGATGAACAGCGGTACTATTGCTGCTAAAGAAGCTGCTAATATGGTGGATTTAGATTCTAACCCTACAAAAATTCTTGAAGTAGTAGAAATAGGTAAACAATTATTAATAACTCGTGGGGCTTTAACTACATTCAGTATAGCTAATGATGTAGCAAAATATTTTGCTATTATTCCTGCTATGTTTATAGCTGCTATTCCCCAAATGGAAAAACTTAATATTATGCATCTTTCTTCTCCAATGAGTGCAATAATTTCGGCATTAATTTTTAACGCTGTAATCATTCCTCTCTTAGTTCCTATTGCTCTAAAAGGAGTTAAGTATAAACCTATGAATGTTCAAATAATGTTATTAAAAAATCTAGGTATATATGGAGTGGGAGGAATTATTGCTCCATTTATAGGAATAAAATTTATTGACTTAATCGTCACACCATTCCTTTCAATTTTAGGAATGTAA
- a CDS encoding sigma-54-dependent transcriptional regulator, with amino-acid sequence MKKKILITDDEKNIRTTLNYCLSAEGFEIETASNGSEALELLLEQGKSYDLILLDIKMPDISGMEVLRKLRGADNKTNIIMMTAYGTIKEAVEAMKLNAIDFISKPFTPEQIRVLVKKVFSREELEEEKLETYEDYIEYAKLNIIGKKFEKGESLLKIAIGKNVNSPEAHNLLGVIAECKGKIGEAQKQYRAALALDSSYEPAACNLERITEMDYSNENIKLG; translated from the coding sequence ATGAAAAAGAAAATATTAATTACAGATGATGAAAAAAATATAAGAACCACTTTAAATTACTGCCTTTCAGCTGAAGGGTTTGAAATAGAAACTGCATCTAATGGCAGCGAGGCATTGGAACTGCTTTTAGAACAGGGAAAAAGTTATGATTTAATATTACTGGATATTAAAATGCCAGATATAAGTGGAATGGAAGTATTGAGAAAGTTGAGGGGAGCAGATAATAAAACTAATATTATTATGATGACTGCATATGGAACTATAAAAGAAGCAGTAGAAGCAATGAAATTAAATGCTATTGACTTTATAAGTAAACCATTCACTCCTGAGCAGATAAGAGTATTAGTAAAGAAAGTATTTTCAAGAGAGGAATTAGAGGAAGAGAAGCTTGAAACTTATGAAGATTATATAGAATATGCAAAATTAAATATAATTGGAAAAAAATTTGAAAAAGGAGAAAGTCTTTTAAAAATAGCTATTGGAAAAAATGTTAATTCCCCAGAAGCACATAATTTATTAGGAGTAATAGCAGAATGTAAAGGAAAGATAGGAGAAGCTCAGAAACAATATAGAGCTGCTTTAGCTTTAGATTCTTCATATGAGCCTGCTGCATGTAATCTTGAAAGAATAACTGAAATGGATTATTCTAATGAAAATATAAAGTTGGGATAG
- a CDS encoding ATP-binding protein, translating into MVKEMKAGIKSVKSRVFLIFITALGIFTLNSLWAIFNFNILNNSIEGILDSNYKSIVAAQNMTTSVERQDSLQLSYIFTRDKKYIADFTKNESQFYNFLKNAQDNVTEIGEKEIVDKLGNSYEEYIKKFYIFMKIENTEEQRNFYFKEIFPRFEKIKNISKKLLEINQDSMVKKRYEAGKIAAKATLFTTIIAVVTILLGMLIIIYLVKKILKQFQIFIEKIEEISKENYSQRIPTNLDKEFNELGIAFNQMAEKLNDYKNINIKKIMTEKSKAEAIVESISDGIIVTDKENKILLINNAAEKLLNVEESELLDKSFLTAIPNRKIYDSITEVKNNNDIKSTFKQLEISLNSNVEKNIYCRVFINSIIGKNKENLGIVTLLQDITKLKEIDQMKSDFVSTVSHEFRTPLTSMGMAVELLGDGSVGTINETQKELLKVIKEDNERLNFLIRDLLDLSRLESGKTHMKFEECSIKKIVETAVNSLKNFSENRNVKIEIRNIKDSFLVFADLNKILLVLTNLLTNAIKYKSEEREGNIIVEAFKKGKNIVVSVKDNGKGIPEEYKEKIFNKFIQVKISNDGKIEGTGLGLSICKEIIKAHGGEIWVDSVLNKGSIFYFSLKSVD; encoded by the coding sequence ATGGTGAAAGAGATGAAAGCAGGTATTAAAAGTGTTAAATCAAGAGTTTTTTTAATTTTCATTACAGCTTTGGGAATTTTTACTTTGAACAGTTTATGGGCTATTTTTAATTTTAATATTTTAAACAATTCAATCGAGGGGATATTGGATTCAAATTACAAAAGTATAGTGGCTGCCCAAAATATGACAACATCAGTTGAAAGGCAGGATAGTTTGCAGTTATCTTATATTTTTACACGAGATAAAAAATATATAGCAGATTTTACAAAAAATGAATCACAATTTTATAATTTCTTAAAAAATGCTCAAGATAATGTGACAGAAATTGGAGAAAAAGAAATAGTAGATAAGCTTGGAAATTCTTATGAAGAATATATAAAAAAGTTTTATATTTTTATGAAAATAGAAAATACAGAGGAACAGAGAAATTTTTATTTTAAAGAAATATTTCCCAGATTTGAAAAAATAAAAAATATTTCTAAAAAACTTTTAGAAATTAATCAGGACTCTATGGTGAAAAAAAGATATGAAGCAGGGAAAATAGCAGCTAAAGCTACTCTCTTTACAACAATAATAGCAGTAGTTACAATTCTTTTAGGAATGTTGATAATTATTTATCTTGTTAAAAAGATTTTAAAACAATTTCAAATCTTTATTGAAAAAATAGAAGAAATATCGAAAGAAAATTATTCTCAAAGAATACCTACAAACTTAGATAAAGAATTTAATGAATTAGGAATTGCTTTTAATCAAATGGCAGAAAAATTAAATGATTACAAGAATATAAATATAAAAAAAATAATGACAGAAAAAAGTAAAGCAGAAGCAATTGTTGAGAGCATAAGTGATGGAATAATTGTAACAGATAAGGAAAATAAAATACTTCTTATCAATAATGCTGCTGAAAAACTTTTAAATGTAGAGGAATCAGAATTGCTGGATAAATCATTTTTAACAGCAATTCCAAATAGAAAAATATATGACAGTATTACAGAAGTTAAAAACAATAATGATATAAAATCTACTTTTAAGCAATTAGAAATATCTTTAAACTCCAATGTAGAGAAAAATATTTACTGTAGAGTTTTTATAAATTCCATAATTGGAAAAAATAAAGAAAATTTAGGGATAGTAACTTTGTTGCAGGATATAACAAAACTAAAAGAAATAGATCAGATGAAATCAGATTTTGTGTCAACAGTTTCACATGAATTCAGAACTCCTCTAACTTCTATGGGAATGGCTGTAGAGTTATTGGGAGATGGTTCTGTGGGAACAATAAATGAAACACAGAAAGAACTTTTAAAAGTAATAAAAGAGGATAATGAAAGATTAAATTTCCTTATTAGAGATCTTTTAGATTTATCAAGGTTGGAATCTGGAAAAACTCACATGAAATTTGAAGAATGCAGTATTAAAAAAATTGTGGAAACAGCAGTAAATTCTTTAAAAAACTTTTCTGAAAATAGAAATGTTAAAATAGAAATCAGAAATATAAAAGATTCATTTTTAGTTTTTGCTGATTTGAATAAGATTTTATTAGTTTTGACTAACCTTCTAACCAATGCTATAAAATATAAAAGTGAGGAAAGGGAAGGGAATATAATAGTAGAAGCGTTTAAGAAAGGAAAAAATATAGTTGTTTCTGTAAAAGATAATGGTAAGGGAATTCCAGAGGAATATAAAGAGAAAATATTTAATAAATTTATACAAGTTAAAATTTCTAATGATGGAAAAATAGAAGGAACAGGATTAGGACTTTCTATATGTAAAGAAATTATAAAAGCTCATGGAGGAGAAATATGGGTTGATAGTGTTTTAAATAAAGGAAGTATTTTTTATTTTTCATTAAAAAGTGTAGATTAA
- the kdpF gene encoding K(+)-transporting ATPase subunit F, translating to MIILGIVVFFLFCYLFYALFKPEKF from the coding sequence ATGATAATTTTGGGAATAGTTGTATTTTTTTTATTTTGTTATTTATTTTATGCTTTATTCAAACCAGAAAAATTTTAG
- a CDS encoding MATE family efflux transporter: MKQNLNLETGKISKLFFSFAVPSTISMIVTSLYTIADGVFITRGVGSDGIAAVNIGYPIINFTVALSLMFGIGGATLIAFKKGDIKYQNKCFSHIILLNIFVYIIVASMIFLFTNPLMMAMGANEKLLPMIKGYMYPCTVATFFLMMSMSLNAVVRNDNAPRRAMVSTLLGAGMNIVLDYLFIFKFNLGIEGGAYATAISQIVSAIYLCKHFIGSTFKLDLSLKNIDFFLLKKLLSIGFPSFVLEFAVAVITVLLNIAFMNAIGVFGASAYGIISYSFMFFRMLFTGLSQGIQPIVSFNYGRSNLERVKKMLIFAHKITFIASIGSLFIIILLATPVVRIFTHDAPLVVESAKGFILYSVALSFLGFNFVNIAYLQAVDRPMFSNVICMSRSFLFVFIGLVILPKLVGVNGIWLALPFADFMTAILTIPFMKKIIVTNYIEASA; this comes from the coding sequence ATGAAACAAAATTTAAATCTGGAGACTGGAAAGATATCAAAACTTTTTTTTAGTTTTGCTGTTCCTTCTACTATCAGCATGATAGTGACATCTCTTTATACTATTGCTGATGGTGTCTTTATTACAAGAGGAGTAGGAAGTGATGGAATTGCTGCTGTAAATATCGGATATCCTATCATTAACTTTACTGTTGCCCTTAGTCTGATGTTTGGAATAGGAGGAGCTACTCTTATTGCATTTAAGAAAGGTGATATAAAATACCAGAATAAATGTTTCTCTCATATAATTCTTCTAAATATTTTTGTATATATAATAGTAGCAAGTATGATATTTTTATTTACCAATCCTTTGATGATGGCAATGGGAGCAAATGAAAAACTTCTTCCTATGATAAAAGGATATATGTACCCATGTACAGTAGCTACTTTCTTTCTTATGATGTCTATGTCATTGAATGCAGTTGTAAGAAATGACAATGCTCCAAGGAGAGCAATGGTCTCTACTTTATTAGGTGCTGGAATGAATATTGTTTTGGATTATTTATTTATCTTTAAATTTAATCTGGGAATTGAGGGGGGAGCTTATGCTACTGCCATAAGTCAGATAGTTTCCGCTATATATCTTTGCAAACACTTTATTGGTTCTACATTTAAGCTCGATCTTTCTTTAAAAAATATAGATTTCTTTCTTTTAAAGAAACTTCTTTCAATAGGATTTCCTTCATTTGTCTTAGAATTTGCAGTTGCTGTAATTACAGTTCTTCTCAATATAGCATTTATGAATGCAATAGGAGTATTTGGAGCTTCTGCTTATGGAATAATTTCATATAGCTTTATGTTCTTTAGAATGCTTTTCACAGGTCTTTCTCAAGGAATACAGCCAATAGTAAGTTTTAACTATGGAAGATCAAATTTGGAAAGAGTAAAAAAAATGCTTATCTTTGCTCATAAAATAACTTTTATAGCTTCAATAGGCTCTCTGTTTATAATTATTCTCCTTGCTACTCCAGTAGTAAGAATTTTTACTCATGATGCACCTCTTGTTGTTGAATCAGCTAAAGGATTTATTCTTTATTCCGTAGCTCTTTCATTTCTTGGATTCAATTTTGTAAACATTGCCTATCTTCAGGCAGTTGACAGACCTATGTTTTCTAATGTAATATGTATGTCTAGAAGTTTTCTTTTCGTGTTTATAGGTTTGGTTATTCTTCCAAAATTAGTAGGAGTAAATGGTATTTGGCTTGCTCTGCCTTTTGCAGATTTTATGACAGCTATACTGACTATTCCATTTATGAAGAAAATCATTGTTACAAATTATATAGAAGCTTCTGCTTAA
- a CDS encoding universal stress protein, with protein MDEGKRLTPEEALKIYNKEKNGKLKIYLGYSPGVGKTYTMLREANIRARRGEDICIGYIEPHDRKATTEQIGILEEIPPLEIEYCGKRYKEVDVEGIKKRKPATVLVDELAHTNIKGSKNKKRYEDILEILGAGINVHTTMNIQHLESLNDTIHIITGIVVRETIPDKIINIANEVEVIDISFTSLEERLKRGEIYNFQTVPNALKNFFRQGNLNALREIALRQIAQEVDNNLIEYMKDKKITTNWHTTERVLVSISSSPKAGRVVRYGARIAQRYKCEFYVISIETTGILKKGFTEEEWKVIEEHENLAKTLGAEVVRLKGKDIVKEILKFSSEKRITQIVLGHSKRSRLTTFFRGSVINKIIENSKGAEIRIVPWENM; from the coding sequence ATGGATGAAGGAAAAAGATTAACCCCAGAAGAAGCATTGAAAATATATAATAAAGAAAAGAATGGAAAACTTAAAATATATCTTGGTTATTCTCCTGGAGTAGGAAAAACTTATACAATGCTCAGAGAAGCAAATATAAGAGCAAGAAGAGGGGAAGATATTTGTATAGGATATATTGAACCTCATGATAGAAAAGCTACAACAGAGCAAATAGGAATATTAGAAGAAATTCCTCCTTTAGAAATAGAATATTGTGGAAAAAGATATAAAGAAGTAGATGTAGAAGGTATAAAAAAAAGAAAACCTGCAACAGTTCTTGTAGATGAACTTGCTCACACTAATATAAAAGGAAGTAAAAATAAAAAAAGATATGAAGATATATTAGAAATACTTGGAGCAGGAATAAATGTTCATACGACTATGAATATACAACATCTTGAAAGTTTAAATGATACAATACACATAATAACAGGTATAGTAGTAAGAGAAACCATTCCTGATAAAATAATAAATATTGCTAATGAAGTGGAAGTTATAGATATTTCATTTACAAGTCTTGAAGAGAGGCTTAAAAGAGGAGAAATATATAATTTTCAAACAGTTCCCAATGCATTAAAAAATTTTTTTAGACAGGGAAATTTAAATGCATTAAGAGAAATAGCATTAAGACAGATAGCTCAAGAGGTTGATAATAATCTAATTGAATACATGAAAGATAAAAAGATAACAACTAATTGGCATACTACAGAAAGAGTTTTAGTGTCAATATCATCAAGCCCTAAAGCAGGAAGGGTAGTTAGATATGGTGCGAGAATAGCTCAAAGATATAAATGTGAATTTTATGTTATATCAATTGAAACTACTGGAATTTTAAAAAAAGGATTCACAGAAGAGGAATGGAAAGTAATAGAGGAACATGAGAATCTAGCTAAAACTTTAGGAGCAGAAGTTGTAAGATTAAAAGGAAAGGATATTGTCAAAGAGATATTAAAATTTTCTTCAGAAAAGAGAATAACTCAGATAGTCTTAGGACATAGTAAAAGAAGCAGATTAACTACTTTTTTTAGAGGGTCAGTTATAAATAAAATAATAGAAAATTCAAAAGGAGCAGAGATAAGAATAGTTCCTTGGGAAAATATGTAA